Proteins co-encoded in one Arachis hypogaea cultivar Tifrunner chromosome 13, arahy.Tifrunner.gnm2.J5K5, whole genome shotgun sequence genomic window:
- the LOC112733574 gene encoding protein IQ-DOMAIN 9 produces the protein MGSGHWFKTIIRLRKSKQSRSKKSKGSLASLKIKNNTERESSGLANGTSTASENLVSSGLPLETIAATRIQMAFRAYKARKSLGRLKGLAKLKILTEGYSVRKQATTAINYLHSWSKIQTDIRARRICMVTEDRIRRKKLDSQLKLEAKLHDLEVDWCGGPETMEEIVARLHQREEAAVKRERAMAYAFSHQWRANCSQSQGLGSYELGKANWGWSWKECWIAARPWESRIPNLTVSPKKAQNKYSSQGQKDKNTLTPNGQVSVKAPSPNVKGTPPSLGSAKGSTKARRLSYPTTQKMVVHEGKQ, from the exons TGGTTTAAGACAATCATTCGATTAAGAAAATCAAAGCAAAGCAGATCAAAGAAATCAAAG GGATCTTTAGCTTCATTGAAGATAAAGAATAATACAGAAAGAGAGTCTAGTGGTTTAGCAAATGGAACTAGTACTGCAAGTGAAAATCTTGTGTCCTCTGGGCTACCACTTGAAACTATTGCTGCAACAAGAATACAGATGGCATTCCGGGCATACAAG GCTAGAAAATCTTTAGGCCGATTAAAAGGATTGGCAAAGCTAAAGATTCTGACAGAAGGTTACTCTGTTAGAAAACAAGCTACTACAGCCATAAATTATCTTCACTCATGGAGTAAGATACAGACAGATATTAGAGCTCGCCGAATCTGTATGGTGACAGAAGACAGGATCAGGCGGAAGAAACTGGATTCACAGCTAAAGCTTGAAGCAAAGCTCCATGATCTGGAG GTGGATTGGTGTGGAGGCCCTGAAACCATGGAGGAAATCGTTGCAAGGCTACATCAGAGAGAAGAAGCAGCAGTTAAGAGGGAAAGAGCCATGGCTTATGCCTTTTCTCATCAG TGGAGGGCCAACTGTAGTCAGAGTCAAGGGCTAGGCAGTTATGAACTTGGCAAAGCTAACTGGGGTTGGAGCTGGAAGGAGTGCTGGATTGCGGCTCGCCCGTGGGAAAGCCGCATCCCCAACCTAACCGTGAGTCCCAAGAAAGCTCAAAATAAGTACTCAAGCCAAGGTCAGAAGGATAAGAACACATTGACACCAAATGGACAAGTTTCAGTTAAAGCTCCTTCACCTAATGTAAAAGGCACTCCTCCTTCTTTAGGTAGTGCAAAAGGGTCTACAAAAGCTAGGAGATTATCTTACCCAACCACACAGAAAATGGTGGTGCATGAAGGAAAGCAATGA
- the LOC112733575 gene encoding nudix hydrolase 15, mitochondrial isoform X1, with protein MVSILRALLSTPLLLPRASLSRFMDSSSSSCSSNFHEGGSQKLRALAQQLRFYKPPPFSEEVEEQSNEEECGSGKVVSQVGFPESATPVAQNPEKFRPKRAAVLICLFEGDAGDLRVILTKRSSKLSSHSGEVALPGGKAEEGDKDDGDTAKREAKEEIGLDPELVNVVTVLEPFLSKHLLRVVPVIGILHDKKAFKPVLNPAEVDAVFDAPLEMFLKDENRNQEEREWMGEKYLIHYFDYETEHTNYLIWGLTAGILIRAASVVYKREPAFMEQNPKFKVPKVLTKDTVMR; from the exons ATGGTTTCCATTCTGAGAGCGTTATTATCAACACCGTTATTATTACCCAGAGCATCTCTCTCCAGATTCatggattcttcttcttcttcttgttcttccaacTTCCACGAAGGAGGATCCCAGAAGCTTCGGGCTTTGGCGCAGCAGCTCCGATTCTACAAGCCACCGCCTTTTTCGGAGGAGGTTGAGGAACAGAGCAATGAAGAAGAGTGTGGGAGCGGTAAGGTTGTTTCCCAAGTGGGATTTCCTGAATCGGCCACACCAGTGGCTCAGAACCCTGAAAAGTTCAGACCAAAGAGAGCTGCTGTTTTGATCTGCCTCTTTGAAGGGGATGCCGGTGATCTTAGGGTTATACTCACTAAGCGCTCTTCTAAGCTCTCCTCTCACTCCG GTGAAGTGGCTTTGCCCGGTGGGAAAGCAGAGGAAGGGGATAAGGATGATGGGGACACTGCAAAGAGAGAGGCAAAGGAGGAAATTGGGTTGGACCCTGAACTTGTCAATGTTGTTACTGTTCTTGAACCATTCTTGTCTAAG CACCTCCTCAGAGTGGTTCCAGTCATTGGCATACTTCATGACAAGAAAGCATTCAAACCGGTTCTAAATCCTGCAGAAGTGGACGCAGTATTTGATGCACCTCTGGAAATGTTTCTGAAG GATGAAAATCGGAATCAGGAGGAGAGGGAGTGGATGGGAGAGAAGTATTTGATACATTACTTCGACTATGAAACTGAGCATACAAACTACCTCATATGGGGTTTAACTGCTGGTATATTGATTAGGGCTGCGTCAGTTGTGTACAAACGGGAACCAGCTTTCATGGAGCAGAATCCTAAATTCAAAGTTCCAAAGGTTTTAACTAAGGATACTGTAATGCGTTGA
- the LOC112733575 gene encoding nudix hydrolase 15, mitochondrial isoform X2 codes for MVSILRALLSTPLLLPRASLSRFMDSSSSSCSSNFHEGGSQKLRALAQQLRFYKPPPFSEEVEEQSNEEECGSGKVVSQVGFPESATPVAQNPEKFRPKRAAVLICLFEGDAGDLRVILTKRSSKLSSHSGEVALPGGKAEEGDKDDGDTAKREAKEEIGLDPELVNVVTVLEPFLSKHLLRVVPVIGILHDKKAFKPVLNPAEVDAVFDAPLEMFLKDENRNQEEREWMGEKYLIHYFDYETEHTNYLIWGLTAGILIRAASVVYKREPAFMEQNPKFKVPKL; via the exons ATGGTTTCCATTCTGAGAGCGTTATTATCAACACCGTTATTATTACCCAGAGCATCTCTCTCCAGATTCatggattcttcttcttcttcttgttcttccaacTTCCACGAAGGAGGATCCCAGAAGCTTCGGGCTTTGGCGCAGCAGCTCCGATTCTACAAGCCACCGCCTTTTTCGGAGGAGGTTGAGGAACAGAGCAATGAAGAAGAGTGTGGGAGCGGTAAGGTTGTTTCCCAAGTGGGATTTCCTGAATCGGCCACACCAGTGGCTCAGAACCCTGAAAAGTTCAGACCAAAGAGAGCTGCTGTTTTGATCTGCCTCTTTGAAGGGGATGCCGGTGATCTTAGGGTTATACTCACTAAGCGCTCTTCTAAGCTCTCCTCTCACTCCG GTGAAGTGGCTTTGCCCGGTGGGAAAGCAGAGGAAGGGGATAAGGATGATGGGGACACTGCAAAGAGAGAGGCAAAGGAGGAAATTGGGTTGGACCCTGAACTTGTCAATGTTGTTACTGTTCTTGAACCATTCTTGTCTAAG CACCTCCTCAGAGTGGTTCCAGTCATTGGCATACTTCATGACAAGAAAGCATTCAAACCGGTTCTAAATCCTGCAGAAGTGGACGCAGTATTTGATGCACCTCTGGAAATGTTTCTGAAG GATGAAAATCGGAATCAGGAGGAGAGGGAGTGGATGGGAGAGAAGTATTTGATACATTACTTCGACTATGAAACTGAGCATACAAACTACCTCATATGGGGTTTAACTGCTGGTATATTGATTAGGGCTGCGTCAGTTGTGTACAAACGGGAACCAGCTTTCATGGAGCAGAATCCTAAATTCAAAGTTCCAAAG CTATAA